ACGCTAAGTTCTTCTCAAAATTTATTTGAACTAgttaatttcataattaaaaataaaatatcataaaatgtGTATTCCATCATAGTTCAATCATCCTAAAACACACTAAGATATAGCCAAAATGCATTTACACATTTATAGTACATGTAAGGTAGTTAACTAAtctctcagcaaaaaaaaaaaaaagatagttgACTAATAATTACTAACCAACATTAAGTTGTACTTTCACATTCAAAGTTAAAAACCTTCACTCTAAATGATCATCTAATAACACAATCTGataatcataattcataaaaattaaacaaataaacccTTTACAGTCCATTCGGAAGGAGGAAAAGTAatggaataaaataaattattttggaaTGTTCCTTCTGGTCTCTTATTTGGCAGTTTTGGTGGAATGAATAAAATGGGTAATAGGAAACACTCATTCATCTTTATTCtctcaaaatctcaaatttttattcccTAAAAATTTGAGGAATCAAAAGGAATGAAATTATTAATGAAGTTTTCACTGAAACTCCTAAAATATCCATTTAtattcaactttttattttaaaatagagatctaatagtaatattatcataaaatgattATATTCATTTCCCTCTATGATGCGAGATGCGGAAGCGTTAAGAAGCAGAACACgtctatttttagaaaacaagaaacaaaacacgCTTGCTTTTGAAAATAACCTCGAATCCACGAGAGTTCCTTGAATCCACAGGGAGAAAGAGTCTGGTATCCACcagaaaatagaaagacaaaagtctgaattttattgattgaataattatttcaaaaaatgtgtACAGACTTaggggcctatttaagggctttgtaaaacttgacaaaaaaaaaattctaaaataattcctaattgatacctaaccataACAGGAATtaaatttgacccaaaaaacattaaaagcacctaaaaacaataaaataataaccctaaacctaaaataacgaaaattacaaattaaataccaaaatttataaattacaataattaaattgtagattgtgtcctacatcagacccctccacttgaaacaaactcgttcTCGACtttatctttgaaatctgaaatcttccatGCCAAGAGAATAAATACTTTGAACACTTCGTCTTCCTTGTCTTCTTGCCAAACTTGAAAGTTATCAATTGAGCAACTTGAACTTCATGTCCCTTGATCTTCATGCAATTAACAATATTCACCAAATAAGAGTcaacaatcaaatcaaatctttcCACCCCAATAAAATTTGTTTCGATGTCTCCCACCAAAATAATAGGAACTTGAACATTGCAATCATCTAACTTGACTTCATTGAGATCGTTGATAACTTCCTctataatttcttctttaatGGTTTCTACTATCTCAACTTCAAGATTTTTCTCTATAACAGGGTCTTCATTAATCTCCTCCATAATCTTGATTTTAGGTTCTTATTCTATAACAAGGCCTTCACTAATTTCCTCAAAAatctttatattttcttctttgacttcaACATATTTTTCAAGAAAAGTATTTTCTTCAACATGTAATTCTTCTCTTAGTGGTGGAATAAATGGctctttaaaataattcaagtgTGAACTTCTTGGCCAATAATAATCTTGTATTGTATATGACAGGATTTCTTCACAATCCAAATGATAAATTTTGATAGCAAGCATCTTTTCATCCTTGGCCATGGacaaattttgtctttaccttGTCGGATTCTATTAGATTGTACTCGTTCCCACGAACATAAGGCATACTCACTAAGTTTATACAAAGCAAGTCCAACTTTTCTCTCATAATAAATATTCTCAAAGCCAAATAAATCCTCTAGATCAAGTAACCAATCAAGAAAatcttctttataaaaataaccatTAAAACTTACAATTCTTCTATAAGGTCTATATGAAATTTGCTTACCAATAGGTTGCCTATGAGTTATGTCTCCGCAACAATTATCCCTATTATTTCCATGCTCCAACAACAACATCTTAGCAAAGATATTTGTGGGTGCTACTGTACGTCACGTATACTTACTAAGTTTTTTGTCACCAAAATTGTTATCGTCTCATACGTCAGCCACCAAACCAAGATAAAtcaaggctctgataccaattgataCAGGATGTGGAAGTGTCAAAAAGTAGAACATGTATATttctagaaaacaagaaataaaacacATTTGCTTCTGAAAATAACCTCGAATTCACGAGGGTTCCTTGAATCCATAAGGAGAAAGGGTCtggaatccaccaaaaaatcaaaagaaaaaagtctgaattttaataattgaataattgtTTCAAAAAACGTGTACAGACTTAGAgatctatttaagggctctgtaaaacttgacagacaagaaaatatattttaaaataacttctaattgatacctaaccataacatgaaccaaatttgacctaaaaagcattaaaagcacctaaaaacaaggaaataataaccctaaacctaaaataacgaaaattacaaattaaatactaaaattaataaattacaataattaaattgtaGATTGTGTCATACATCACtctatgttactcccaaacaatgTAACTTGCTTTCCGTTCCTTtatataaaaacatccaaacaatatTACCTAACATTAttctatttatttcttttccattcctttcccttaaatacatttcattccaATTTATTTCATccatttccattctttttttatttactcattctattccattcctttATGAACTCCCAACTGAAATGTTAGACAAAGCAACAAATCAATTCTCTATtctggattaaaaaaaaaccctagaaaaaataaaaaacaccaacaaatcacaagcccaatctaaaaaaaaaaaaaccaaaacaattacaaaatacaaatccctagcaaaaacaaatcacaagaccCCAAGAGATTTTAcccaatttctctctctctcttagtggAGAGCTCTCTGCCTCTCCTAACCCTCATTTCCTCCTCTAAGGCTCCACTTTGCCACCAAATCATCACCTCCTACTAATCGCTCCATCTACACACCAATTTTTGTCACCAGCGGCTTGGATCCCCTAGTATCTCCACCTCACTAGCCCAATCCATCACAACACTCACATATGAGTTGAAATCGGCTATGGTATGCCCTCATGGATCTCTCTATCCTCTgatatctctcttctctatctATGATGTGTTCTTGTGGTTGTGAGAAAGCCCTTTGTTCTTTAATAACTTAGTTGTGATTCTTGCTttttataagtgtttgtggggtgtgaggggcaagggtcaaggttcaagttttcaagaggGAATTTCACACAcgtatacacttagattaagttataatagaatttctatcttgtataaaaaaaatgctaaaaattacTTGATTTGTAGTGTTAGTACAACGTACTTATGTATGaagtaaaaaattgtgaaagaaaGTGTAAAATAGCTCCCCACAAAATACTATACAAACCCACTTGACACCTATCATGCATGTGTACCAGATAATGAACGTGTGTGTACAAAACAATACCATCAATAACTATTATGTGACCTCTTTAATTTATATGTATCTCACAATAGATTTCTATCTctcaccattttttatttttttttgtcttaataTTCATGCATGATGTAGGTTAACCAtcattttagttgtttttattaatcTAGTGATTGACATGAATTTGAGCTTTGAACATTAAACAATATTTGTTTTCCAGCAtcttaagttttttgttttgttttttttttttttaccccttaATGTGTTTTGTCCTGATCATCCATttcaatgatgatgatgataataattaTCAGAAGGTTGTGTTGTATCTCCAAAAAAATactacattcataatattttcattatattttcaCGGCAAATCCTAAGTGACATGTTGTTATTagtgggcaaaaaaataattttagtagtgggttcaaattaaaaccaataataacttaccatcTAAAAAGTGATGTGAACATGGGATGTGAACTTAGCACCACTCTACATCTCCTTATATTGATAAAACACCAAAGAATTGTTATTTCCAAGAAAAAGGAGGGGGGAGGGTATTTAAAATCTTATATGATGTGAAAATCAATGTTAGCCTTACATTTTGTGActcttttggtttattttatgaatttaggtttttcaatttaatttcctgctttttttaaaaaaaataataatttgagacttacaaaaataacaaaacaacatAACCATAttgaatcaaattcaaaattataggattaaaatgaataaaaattccTTTGAGTTCTGCAGTTTCTAGTAACTTATTTATATagtgtttatttaaaaaaatatataatttttgataaattttatgttaaatgtgtAATGAATAATTAAAAGCTACCTCGTTTCTTAAAGAGCTAAAATTTAtatcatttgaaaaataaataaataaataaactgaaacagaaaaacaaaaggcaaatcAACTTTTTCCAAAGGCACacttaaatcaaaatttatccaaaaattaatttaatctttttgtgtttttttttccttcataaaaGTAAAAGAACATGATCCCCAAAACTCTCAAAAAGCCTAGTGATCCATTTAGAGCTAGAACTCAGCCCACGAGGCCCAAAATCCCATTTCCTCTAGTAATTTGCAGTAGCAGAGTAGAGAAGTCTACAAGTCCCAGTTCCCTCACACCCAACCCAAGCAGAGCACAGGGAGTAATTCTGATAGATAGTGTCTGTGACTCtcaagtaaacaaaaaaatgtCGAAGATGAACATAGACATCACAGCATCGGCGAAGCCAGAGTACCCAGTCTTAGATCGGGACCCTCCGTTCACCAGAGTCGTCGGAAACTTCAACTCCCTCGACTACCTCCGCTTCGTCACCATCACCGGCGTCTCCGTCACCGTCGGCTACCTCTCCGGTAacccatctttctctctctctctctcactactaTTTCAAACCTGTTTCGTAAATTTCTGAAACTGAATTGAACAATGAAATGTTGAATCATTTGGGTGTGAAAAAAATAGGGATTAAGCCAGGGATTAGGGGACCGTCGATGGTGACCGGAGGCATAATCGGGTTAATGGGTGGGTTCATGTACGCTTACCAGAACTCGGCGGGTCGAATCATGGGCTTTTTCCCCAACGACGGCGAGGTAGCTCGTTACAAAAAGtgacaccattttttttttgggtttttcaacAAGTCCTTAAATTTGTCACTCTTTTCAaacaagttttaatttttaagcttttttttttttgttgttgttcttttttattttccccatGATGTTTTGTCCTGATCTTATGTTTCAATGATGATAATAATTCTCAGACTATTGTTTTGCATTGTATtgagaaaacaacaaagaattgttattTCCAAAAGACCCTTTTGATTTTGGCTTTATTGGTTTGATTATCATGTGTTGTGAATATCAGAATGCAGTGTTTTATGATACTATACATCTATAATAGAGTGGGAACTTGAAAATCTTATCTGATGTGAAAATCAATGTAAGTGTTACATTTTTTGAGTCTTATGGTGTTGTTGACTCAATAATTAGGAGACCCTTTTGGTGGTACCCTCTGGAATCTGCCAGAATGTTGTTATTTGTTTTGTGAATAATGTAGGCGTTATAAAGGACGGGTTTGCTATCTTTTTGggtcaatttttaaaaagaattatgTGAATGTTTTCTTTCTATGTGATTATGAATTTAGATTTGTCAATTGATGGTTTGATGAATACCATAGTGTGTGCACTTGTGCCAACTATTGCATGTGTGCATGATTCTTGTAACTTGTAAGGTCCTAGGATTTAGAATGTTCTCTCTCGATCTTCTTGTTTAATAGTGGGGTACTagttttgctctcttttgggtTGTAGATTATGCCTTGTCTAGTTGAGGAGTTCACCCTGCTGGCATCTGGTCTAGTGTATTCATTACAAAGCAAATCTGTcactaattttttctttcttttttcatggtAGCTTTGAAATAGTCTCATATCATGTCACAAGAATGGAACTCTGAACTTGGGAATATTTTAGTAGATTGTTTGAATGGTGTTGGCTTTAGAACACTGGGAGGATTTACATTCCTATTTAGATGGTCCTTATTTTCAAGTAATGTTAGTTATGGCTTTGAGAATGTTTTCCTAtcccaaaaatacaaaaaacaaaaaatactgCTTTAAAGAATGTTTAATTGCGCTATTGAACGTATGTGTACCTTTTTGTGGGAAGAAAGAAATGTGATAGGCACTTGGGTCAACTGTGCTTAACTTTTTGGGGAGAAAAAAAGGTGACTGGATTTCGACAACCCCATACCTTCATAGAGCTGGAACTGGGTAAACATGGGTAGAGCAGGGAATATTACAAACCAATTACTCCTAACACTGCACCTTCCCCTCAAAACTCTGGTAGAATGGTGCATAAAATAGAGAGATGTTAAGAGAATGTGTGATGCAAATTTGAAGCAATTTTCCAGTCTATTAAATGAACTATAGTTAATCTTGAGGCTGAAATGTTGCAGACTGCCTCACTTAATAGGTCTTTTAGCCAAAACTGTTTGGAGCTTTGCTTGCTTGGCCCGTTGAGTGGAATTTGTAATGTGAAACAGAACCATATCTGCTGTTAATTGCCTCAACTGGCACCTCTTGTTATTTTTAACAAAGACATCTAGGATTTAAATCTCCCACTCCcatttatcaaattattaaaaaaaaaaatgctgctaCTCAACAGGGTTGACGGAATGGCTTGACTCCTAATGGTTGCCTTTTGTTTTAtggttgatttctttttcttcccccTCCCTCTTTCTATTTGGTGTTGGGGCTTTTAACGTGTTTTTCAGGGGACTTCAAAGATTGTGgctttaataaaataattatgatggtgtgatttgtttttgaatgtGTGGATGGATGTATTTTCGTTTTAGCAGGATGCCACAACAAAATGAGATAGTCATTTTACTCATATGTAATTTGCTGTTCATTATGCTGTCCATTCCCTTATCGATTCTAACTCCTGCACAAATTAGAAATGCTTGGAGTCTTTTGGTGCCATACTAGTTCAGGTCATCATACTCCACCATGTGCAATCCCAACATGTGAAGCAAGTTTCCATTTCTTAATTAAACCTTTAGTTAATCTTGAGGCTGAAATGTTGTGGACAGCCTCGTTTAAGAGTTCTTCTAGCCAAAACTATTAGGAGTTATACTTGGTTGGCCTGTTCGGTGGATTTCTTTCATGTGAAAGAACAATTTATGTTTTTACTGACGCAGTTTAGTAAATGATTTTGTATCCATTAAATGTAGTATCACGTCCCTTGCTATTTAACAGGGGTTGTCAGGATGGCTTGACTTTAAATGgttgattctttttttatttttcctcttgtGGTTGatctcttctttcctttttctacTCGGTTTCAGGATGTTGAATGCAAATTATATTGTTGtaactttttatgttttagtgtTCTAACATTATATTGTTATATGTTGAATGCTTATGGAGCCAGTTATAATCGTATTTGTGGGCTAGATATTGCATAGTTTTCGTTAGAGAtcaattttatttcttcttagTTTGCTGATCTTAATCTTTCTAGTCAAAACATTCTCTTGAGCTGGTTGAATCCATGATTATAATGGAAGATAACTAAAACTATTACAATGGTAGTCATCCTAAAAGGCTTTTCCCTGTGAAAGTTCAAAAAACTAATGTTTCTTGTGAGAGTAATCATCATTCTAAAAGGTTTGGCCACGCGAAAGCTcaaaaaactttgtttcttgTGAGAGCAATCTTATAAAGCGGATGTTATAAAAGTTCAAATTGAACTGGCCAGTGCATTGTGATGATTGAAGCACTTGACATCGTTCGAACATTCCCTTTTTTCATATATGGAAGAACCCAGATTCAGCATTAACCATTTCACGTTGCCCTGCCAATATGACATGCTTAATCAACGCTCAAAAAAAACTGCTTATATCAACTGGAGTTGTGATCATTGTTCTAGGCTTTTAAGGGTAACATTGTGAGGcaaaaaattaacattccaaGGAACGAAAAAGAAATCCCAACAAGCTAAGGAGTTAAGAGAGCCCCTGTCAGTTCAGTGAAAATAGGAGCGATGAACCTAGGGGGTGAAGAGTGTAGTTCTGTAGGGATTTAATGACACATTTAGAAACCCCTGCAAAAGTAACATATTGGCATTTGTGCAAGACAGCCAATTCAATGTCTTGGAAGGCAACTTGAGGGAGTCGGGTCTGTTGGGGGAAAGAGACGTGAATGTGTTAAAACGATATCACCAATCTCATTTCTACAAACAGCTGCAGAGAAGGAGGCATGAGTTTGGAAAGATTCAAGAAATAATAATCGAACTTTGATGCTGCCAGTGGGAGGTGAACACCATTTTATGCTTGGAGAAACAGCTAATGAGGACCATGCTGAGATGATGTGGTCTTGATACACTTTGATTATAACTTCTGCATCTGCATCTTTCCTTGTCTCTGGTGAGTGCACTGCAAAGTTGGTTTGGTTTCTAATTCTCCATATGTTATCAAATAAATGTGAAAGCAAATAAAGTGAATCGGTTCACAGTCTTAGCTTATAGATACTGGGGATTGTGGAAAAGAACACTCTGATTAGAGATATTAGGCTGTGGAAATTTCCAAGGACATGGATTAGGCATTTGTATTGGCCTaatgctccgtttgtttcaatggaaaaccttgtgtaaagatagttttccttatttttcaatgtttggtagtataaaaaaatataagttaaaggaaaactatttttggtcaatacaaaaagtatgacttatttttagagattgttttccattaaatttttttggaaaacaactccatctcacagcaagctaaataagggaagttaagaagttgtttttcaacttatttaaagttgctaccaaacattgaaaaatgagatagttttatagaaaatgctttttagaaaatgactcattttctagaaaacatcattattgaaacaaacagagcgttacgTTATAATAGAATCCCTGggtatatattaaaaagatcgaatataattttatagagAAGATTATCAAGATATTGAAAGATTCAAGAAATTGATTGGGATTGATTGACATTAGGAGAAATGTATAGTAATAGAATTGGTTCCAATATTTTCTCCACCAATTTATGGTCTAAATTAGAGGgaatagagtagagtagaatatAATTAGCCCAAAATTAGTCTATTTACGGTCAattttactctactctcctccagTTTCCCTCCCTCCCCACTTGGTCCAAATGAACCCTTAAGTACTTACCATTTAAAGATGTTGTCTTGTGTTATCAACAAATTTATAACCGTTCGTCCAtataaaaaagtcaaaaaaataaaattgtcaataaTGAAAGCAACAGCCCTCTGGGCCATTTGTGTCGACGTAGacttgttctctctctctctcacaatttAATTGTTACAACTTATATTAGAAAAAGAGAGGATTTAAGTACAATTTATCTTCATTAAAAATACTAGAAAGTGTCAatcatttgaataaaatttaaggaGGTGTCAAtcatttgaagttttgaactacaaatctctctctctctctctcctttaatTAATTCTAATATGACCTTACATAGAACTTTATTGTAGTCTTTGCATGCCAAACTGGAATGGTacatgtaagtgcacaattgcacctggacccaagaacagttatgggctcaggcccaatgagccttaaacaatacaaatttgtagagcgtgggcttgaaacctaggttagaagtgtgtgtgggggttaaatgacaaactaaagattgcaaatgctTGGAAATAACAAGGAGTATAGTAAATcagcctcctcggacataagccaagagttgttcttctattatctctctctttctttcttttcttttttttaagttacaaaaagtccccccctttttctgttctaggtccctccttaaatactcctctttttcatactttatacacgtgttgccccaattccttccctagcctagatatttcttttcttagtgcctttgaacagtaactagaagtttctcttccactgttcaggtgtcacttccccattaatgcggccagggtagtaggtgcagggtctttaatgtggaggtagcagcctttacctttgatattcttccaacattggtgcttctaggacattcaagggttcaccccctttaaccattggtcttgaccgtgtcattccctaacctttatcatgaagtcccgggttctctggtgttcATCCGAGAGTAAGTTCACCCTTGGCTGGATCCttggatcctcggcgtatgggccgacccatagcactgACAACttctaaccccagggtcaggtcggccttccttaacacggcccaaaaggcccacgttcccaccaggatctttttgccccacacagtacatttataggaaaaaatatttttcaaaatttactttATAATTTCCTCGTGTCAATTTATGATTGGTACAATATTACTATCATACGGCATTATaattgtaggggcattgggcccagtaatttacaaTGGATGGCCCAAtaaagtcttttgggctaaaaactCAAATCCGGGGACATCAGATAATCTAGGAGTAcatgaatgtacctcataaCGAAAATGTCaggtaaagatgtgataaacgagtgaccaattacgtccgagaaatagatttgtcctcgggttgttaagccgaggtcataggaagagaggtttagtgtccctgggctatgttataagaaatcctATGACTACGGGAAGACACGgcacacgtggaggacaatagaaagagcggtagaatatctaaggtaaagctgctaccaccgcctaTACATTAAAAGCCctgtaattgatatactgactgcatagatggaaagatgggacctgagtatgaggtttggaacttagTCCCTGACCCCAGAGGACTTTGGGGAAAaattgatgggacaaatatccaaagccagcgttacaaccatgaggtgaaagatgataaagagaagaagaggaagtataaataaagggaaagaCCTTCGGAAGGGTGGTGGGCTTTTTCtgtgaaaaagaaagacaatagtatatgataatctataattgtaatcaaCCTTAGAAAGCAATACTATAAACTATCAGTCATACTCTtacaaataactctttatttcatGCCATTGGGCCCGGAGCCCGTTTcctttctttgttatttaacccatccttgaaatctagattacaaacccactctctacaaatttattgtaaaaaggtctttcaagcccatttcctttcGGTTGTAGattgagaatttgaattgtgtccttaaaataattaacattttttttttgtataccaATCACAAATTCACAACACATTTTTTTGTATACGGTATTACTTTTGTTTGTTTAGCAAACAAGTCAAGTTCAAGCCTAAATTTTGGCTTTACTATTTAATTAGCCAAActcaaaaattataatatacttGTGATTAAGTTCATAAATATGGTTTGAGTTAactatatatagttatatttttttttatatgtatacttgtctaaaaatacacttttatAGAGTTGACATTAGAATGTATAAATTTGTAACTAGGTTTATATGATATTAAATGATTGTTTATAGTTTATTCATAACATAAACACACCATTCGTAGTAAAAATTCATAGATTTGtgaagggataaaaaaaattaatcatagttcaatatttttattgtatatggTAAAAGAATTAATCAAGCATGTTATGCACAAGCTCAAGCTTGTTCAATCAATCTTGaacatataattttgtttagtGATGGGCTCAAGTTTGACTTATgtttaaagtaaaattaaattaacaaacttaaatttttaatactCTAAACTCAGCTCGACTCAATTTCAGGCCTATTCAAATGGTTTGATAGGATTATAAGAAATCATTTTTAGAGTTATCTAAGAATGTTAGAGTATTACTTTTTGGGTGAAAAAATTTCTAGAGTATTATAGAGATAAGAATGGGTCAATGGGTATAGACCTATGGTGTAAGCAATTCATTCAACATTCCCCATTCTTTTTTTCACCTGAAGGATGCTGTTATTTTCATGTACCATTTGCTTCTTTTCTGGTTAAAGAAGCAAAGACTGACCTCATCCCACCAGGTTGTGTTGGAagctttttttgtctttattctTTGGCAAGAAAGTAGGGTTATTCAACTCACGTCCACGGAAAGCTGGAAACACATAAAGATCAAAGTATTGCTTGCTGCTATATGAcaataattgaattattttttctatatgGGACACACTGGAAAGTCTCTTTCTTTAGCTGGAGAGATCTGGACAAATCTTGATTTGTGATAAAACCAAAGTTAATGATTTTCTTAAAGTAGTCAAGGGTTTTGATCTGGTCACCCCTACATTACGTAATAGGTGATCTCTGTGGGTCTCATTCTGCTGACGTTTATTGGTAGAGACTAGAGACTTAACCAGGTTGGTCTAACAATGGCCATATTATAATTGTACTAGGTGGAACATTTGAACATGTTCAGAATGCAACtatctttgattttttaaattaatagatGTGTTTTTTACTTGTTTATTGAAGGATTATGACTTTATATGCTAGGTACAATGCATAGAGGTTTCTGGGAgaactcaaaaaacaaaacaaaaaaaaacccaaaaaaaaaaaaaagaaatgcccGGAGGGAGACACTAAATCTTTTTAATCAGTGGGAGTTTTCTGTAGCAACTTGCAtatgaataaaataagtttaataGCTACTGACGTAATCTGATGGTCAGTTTCAGAGATATCCTTTGtgaattattttatatgaaGTTTAAAATGGTTCTactttggatatatatatatatttttttttgggcaaatgGTAATTCAGGGAATGATAAATTGCAGACGTATATATCAAATATTTGTTGCTAGCATGTTCTTGTAAGTAGGGGTGCAGCCAACCCGCTGATCtgtcaaaagactcaaaactgCCGTCAATCAAAAAAAGGGCTCCTACTAAAACATAGaaggtaaaataaattaaatgacacaaaatttcccataattttattttgtgtgcaTAAATTCTAcaataatatgtttttttttttttttgacagttttAATATGTGGTGTCTACTACTGATGATggttctttattattagatcaaaacactaatcaatttttggtgtaagtggaTATTAAACTtatcaaaaccctaattaaTCAAAAAAAGAGCTACTACTAAAACatagaaagtaaaataaattaaattgacacaaaattttgccacaattttttttgtgtgcgtAATTTCTAGAATgatatgttatt
The sequence above is drawn from the Castanea sativa cultivar Marrone di Chiusa Pesio chromosome 5, ASM4071231v1 genome and encodes:
- the LOC142633362 gene encoding NADH-ubiquinone oxidoreductase 20.9 kDa subunit yields the protein MSKMNIDITASAKPEYPVLDRDPPFTRVVGNFNSLDYLRFVTITGVSVTVGYLSGIKPGIRGPSMVTGGIIGLMGGFMYAYQNSAGRIMGFFPNDGEVARYKK